Proteins encoded by one window of Cyclobacteriaceae bacterium:
- a CDS encoding glycosyltransferase family 2 protein — protein MTDFYLFLFWISSGILLYTYLVYFLIAVVLAKFSSRKAPKTQETTDWPAVTVVIAAYNEERFIAEKLQNSLSLDYPHEKLSILVVTDGSSDNTINIVNTFDRVQHFHEPERRGKIHAVDRIMKHIQTPITVFTDANTLLNAEAIKNIVRHYQDEKVGGVAGEKRVISKEADSASGAGEGLYWKYESMLKKADSDLHTVVGAAGELFSIRTHLYQSPPPDTIIEDFYLSMKIVAQGYRFVYEPDAYAMEGPSATTEDEWKRKVRISAGGLQAIARLTNLFNPFRYGVTSFQYISHRVLRWTLAPLSLVTLLISNAFLFSYGYIFELTLYAQLAFYLLASIGHIFRNKKIPIKGFFVPYYFTLMNLSVFFGLIRILKGRQSVVWEKAERA, from the coding sequence ATGACCGATTTTTACCTCTTTTTGTTTTGGATCAGTTCAGGCATTCTTCTATACACATATTTAGTTTACTTCCTGATAGCCGTGGTGCTGGCAAAGTTCAGTTCCCGAAAAGCACCCAAAACCCAAGAAACTACCGATTGGCCTGCCGTTACGGTGGTTATTGCCGCCTACAATGAAGAACGGTTCATCGCTGAGAAGCTGCAAAACTCATTGTCGCTGGATTACCCGCATGAAAAACTATCCATTTTAGTCGTCACCGATGGATCATCAGACAATACGATAAACATCGTTAACACGTTTGATCGGGTACAGCATTTTCATGAACCGGAACGCAGAGGTAAAATTCATGCCGTTGACCGGATCATGAAACACATTCAAACCCCCATTACAGTTTTTACAGATGCCAACACACTGCTTAATGCGGAAGCCATCAAAAATATCGTGCGTCATTACCAGGATGAAAAAGTTGGTGGAGTGGCCGGAGAAAAACGCGTGATTAGTAAAGAAGCCGACAGTGCTTCAGGGGCTGGCGAAGGTCTGTATTGGAAATATGAATCGATGCTTAAAAAAGCAGATTCCGATTTACATACCGTGGTTGGCGCGGCCGGAGAATTATTTTCTATACGAACACATCTGTATCAAAGTCCCCCACCCGACACCATCATTGAAGATTTTTACCTCTCTATGAAAATTGTTGCACAAGGCTATCGTTTTGTTTATGAACCGGATGCCTATGCTATGGAAGGGCCATCCGCCACCACCGAAGATGAGTGGAAACGAAAAGTGCGCATTTCAGCGGGTGGCCTCCAAGCAATAGCCAGACTAACCAATCTGTTCAACCCGTTTCGCTACGGTGTTACCTCATTTCAGTACATCTCACACCGCGTATTGCGCTGGACGTTAGCTCCCCTATCGCTTGTGACTCTTCTCATCAGTAATGCTTTTTTATTTTCTTACGGATACATCTTTGAACTAACCCTATATGCGCAACTTGCCTTTTACTTGTTAGCATCGATCGGTCACATCTTTCGAAACAAAAAAATTCCGATTAAAGGATTTTTTGTTCCCTATTATTTTACCCTGATGAACCTGAGTGTGTTCTTCGGGTTGATCAGAATACTGAAAGGCCGGCAATCGGTTGTTTGGGAGAAGGCAGAAAGGGCTTGA
- a CDS encoding outer membrane beta-barrel protein, with amino-acid sequence MLKPYILLITLFAGFYGADAQEVHSLGVFTGFTIPYTWDEGFNKDPRYRLKYNVKFAPIGVHYGVDRPGFGFTFDPSIFKAGQHFNVINIAGGDVGERNINLTYFHAPIGFKLHLIDMSFFKVSFVASASVAYLIGGEETITHTDSKLRFSPAVIPNLPAEYIVEYDGVIVPNLSNQVLLEKKDFNSLQFYGAIGFMSDWDIGENYRVSFDLRGYYGIFDTRKQDYIDQINNNTAIYDLPGQRREMFAYLTIGFSRIVEIDIRERRKKNQKNTGSQTGPVQSKYQHLHGGKSKKKHSPPKKKN; translated from the coding sequence ATGCTTAAACCATACATCCTGCTCATCACGCTATTTGCAGGCTTCTATGGTGCTGATGCTCAGGAGGTTCACTCATTAGGTGTTTTCACAGGTTTCACCATTCCGTATACGTGGGATGAAGGCTTCAACAAAGATCCACGCTACCGGCTTAAGTACAATGTAAAATTCGCTCCAATTGGAGTTCACTATGGCGTTGACCGACCCGGTTTTGGTTTTACATTCGATCCAAGCATTTTTAAAGCAGGGCAACACTTTAACGTAATCAACATTGCCGGTGGTGATGTGGGGGAACGAAATATCAACCTCACCTACTTTCATGCACCAATTGGTTTTAAATTACACCTGATTGATATGTCCTTCTTCAAGGTAAGCTTTGTTGCTTCTGCCAGTGTGGCTTACCTGATTGGTGGAGAAGAAACTATAACCCATACCGATAGTAAACTGCGCTTCTCACCTGCTGTAATTCCAAATTTACCGGCTGAATACATTGTGGAATATGATGGTGTCATCGTACCAAACCTGAGTAATCAGGTTCTGTTGGAGAAAAAAGATTTTAACAGCCTTCAGTTTTATGGTGCCATTGGTTTTATGTCCGATTGGGATATTGGTGAAAACTACCGTGTTTCATTTGACCTGCGTGGATACTATGGAATATTTGATACCCGTAAACAGGATTATATCGATCAAATCAATAACAACACAGCCATTTACGATTTACCGGGTCAGCGTAGGGAAATGTTTGCATACCTCACCATAGGGTTTTCGCGAATCGTGGAGATCGACATCCGCGAAAGGCGAAAGAAAAATCAGAAAAATACCGGCTCACAAACGGGCCCCGTTCAATCCAAGTATCAACACCTGCATGGCGGAAAGTCGAAGAAAAAACACAGTCCGCCTAAAAAGAAAAATTGA
- a CDS encoding GRP family sugar transporter: protein MYIVNSYSLAILFTVITMLCWGSWGNTQKLAAKTWRFELFYWDYVIGILLLSVLIGLTLGSTGEEGRGFVDDLVQISAANIGSAILGGIIFNASNILLSASISIAGMAVAFPLGVGIALVLGVVVNYISEPKGDPIILFLGVSLVMVAIIFNGIASGKMNKGEKNASSKGIRLALIAGVLMSFFYRFVAAAMDVNNFESPTVGMATPYTAFFLFALGVFLSNFLFNTIIMKKPFVGIPVTYGQYFNGSISTHFVGITGGAIWGLGTILSFLAAGKAGAAISYGLGQGATLVAALWGVFIWKEFKGGSKMVNLLLIAMFLLFISGLILIITAGNN from the coding sequence ATGTATATAGTAAATAGTTACTCACTGGCAATTTTATTCACGGTAATCACCATGTTATGTTGGGGTTCGTGGGGAAACACGCAAAAATTGGCTGCCAAAACTTGGCGCTTTGAATTATTCTATTGGGACTACGTAATTGGTATTCTACTACTTTCGGTTCTTATCGGGTTAACTTTAGGGTCTACAGGTGAGGAGGGTAGAGGGTTTGTTGATGATTTAGTACAAATCAGTGCAGCTAATATTGGAAGTGCTATACTCGGTGGTATTATTTTCAATGCGTCAAATATTTTATTGTCAGCGTCTATTTCAATAGCGGGTATGGCAGTAGCATTTCCGTTAGGTGTCGGAATTGCATTGGTGTTGGGTGTTGTAGTTAACTATATCAGCGAACCAAAAGGTGATCCTATCATTCTGTTTCTTGGAGTTTCATTGGTAATGGTAGCGATTATTTTTAATGGTATTGCCTCCGGAAAAATGAACAAAGGTGAAAAGAACGCTTCATCAAAGGGTATTAGGCTTGCGTTAATCGCTGGGGTTTTGATGTCTTTCTTTTACCGTTTCGTAGCTGCAGCCATGGATGTTAATAATTTCGAATCACCAACAGTTGGGATGGCAACACCGTATACTGCATTTTTCCTCTTTGCATTGGGCGTATTCCTAAGTAATTTCTTATTCAACACCATTATTATGAAGAAGCCTTTTGTGGGAATACCTGTTACATACGGGCAATATTTTAATGGAAGTATATCAACTCATTTTGTAGGTATAACCGGCGGTGCGATTTGGGGCTTAGGAACAATTTTGAGTTTCCTGGCGGCTGGGAAGGCAGGTGCAGCAATTTCGTATGGTTTAGGTCAAGGTGCAACACTAGTAGCTGCTTTGTGGGGAGTATTTATTTGGAAAGAATTTAAAGGTGGTAGCAAAATGGTTAATCTTCTTTTAATAGCAATGTTCCTGCTTTTTATTTCAGGGTTGATTTTAATCATCACTGCTGGGAATAATTAA
- a CDS encoding SDR family NAD(P)-dependent oxidoreductase — protein sequence MPQKNVIITGATGNLGKVVTQKFLHAGYTVIATTSHRSTIHAETKNLTYYNIDLSSEEESNSFFKKAIAAHGPIHAALLLAGGFAPGKLHKTSGEDVTKMFTLNFKTAFHIAQPAWAHMKERQEGRIILIGAKPVLNAGEAKNSVAYSLSKSLIFKLAEILNAEGKDHNLTASVLVPGTIDTPDNRRAMPNADFSKWISPDAMADVMLRICADGEYASQNPVISMF from the coding sequence ATGCCGCAGAAAAACGTGATCATTACCGGAGCAACCGGCAACCTGGGTAAGGTAGTTACACAAAAATTTCTTCATGCAGGTTATACGGTTATTGCAACCACATCTCACCGATCCACAATTCACGCGGAAACAAAAAATCTTACCTATTACAACATTGATCTTTCCAGCGAAGAAGAATCAAATTCATTTTTTAAGAAAGCAATCGCTGCACATGGACCAATTCATGCGGCCTTGCTTTTGGCCGGAGGGTTTGCGCCAGGAAAACTTCATAAAACATCGGGTGAGGATGTAACCAAGATGTTTACACTCAATTTTAAAACTGCCTTTCATATTGCGCAACCCGCCTGGGCACACATGAAGGAGCGGCAAGAAGGGCGCATTATCCTTATCGGGGCAAAACCTGTATTGAATGCCGGTGAAGCTAAAAACTCCGTTGCCTACTCGCTCTCTAAGTCGCTAATTTTTAAACTTGCTGAAATTTTAAATGCAGAAGGGAAAGATCACAACCTCACGGCAAGCGTACTTGTTCCCGGCACGATTGATACCCCTGATAATCGAAGGGCCATGCCCAATGCCGACTTCAGTAAGTGGATTTCACCGGATGCAATGGCCGATGTGATGTTGCGCATTTGTGCAGATGGTGAATACGCCAGCCAAAATCCGGTTATCAGCATGTTTTAA
- a CDS encoding YebC/PmpR family DNA-binding transcriptional regulator yields the protein MGRIFEKRKHKMFARFDKMAKAFTRIGKDIAIAVKQGGPLPENNPKLRMAIQNAKGVNMPKDRVEAAIKRASSKEEKDFQEVTYEGYGPHGVPILVECATDNPTRTVANVRLHFSKNGGSMGNSGSVSFMFERKGVFKFDPDKLDLDELELELIDAGADDIERGEEETIVYTKFTEFGHMQKYLESKNLEPKSSELHYIPATTKELTEEQQDEVLKCVEALEGDDDVQNVYHNLA from the coding sequence ATGGGACGGATTTTTGAAAAACGAAAACACAAGATGTTTGCCCGGTTCGACAAGATGGCAAAAGCCTTCACCCGGATTGGAAAGGATATAGCCATTGCCGTAAAGCAAGGCGGGCCGTTACCGGAAAACAATCCCAAGCTGCGCATGGCCATTCAAAACGCCAAGGGCGTGAACATGCCCAAGGATCGTGTGGAGGCTGCCATCAAACGTGCCTCCTCAAAAGAAGAAAAAGATTTTCAGGAAGTAACCTATGAGGGCTATGGTCCGCATGGTGTACCAATTTTAGTGGAGTGTGCCACCGATAACCCCACGCGCACCGTGGCTAATGTACGGTTGCACTTTTCAAAAAATGGCGGCAGCATGGGTAACTCCGGATCCGTGTCCTTCATGTTTGAACGAAAGGGTGTTTTCAAATTCGATCCGGATAAACTAGATTTAGATGAACTGGAGCTTGAACTGATTGATGCCGGGGCTGACGACATTGAACGTGGAGAAGAAGAAACCATTGTGTACACCAAATTCACGGAGTTTGGTCACATGCAAAAGTATCTGGAATCAAAAAACCTGGAGCCTAAGAGTTCAGAACTACACTACATTCCAGCTACCACAAAAGAGCTCACAGAAGAGCAACAGGATGAAGTGCTGAAATGTGTGGAAGCCCTGGAAGGTGATGATGACGTGCAGAACGTGTATCATAACCTCGCGTAA
- a CDS encoding PAS domain-containing sensor histidine kinase, producing MIEQLEPNILQEMFNSIIEDADANVLIVNNQLEVVSINNGFYWIFLENYGLDLKPGCNIVNAMTSVNSALAEEWRSRCALAKTSTPFRVEDTFELDGRTFYWEVYYKAIPLHDQVYISVFSRDITVRKAYQRRLLENEANLRSIINTVDNSIWLINTQFELIDFNKEFYKQYKKAFGVRLEKGKNIIELLPEENLELRRTWTDRYMQGLRGRPGRNVDTYLIDGEWRVFEIKTYPIVEDSVVSGLTVYSRDITAFKQAEDKLTAQNEELSRINAELDRFVYSASHDLRAPLMSIKGLINLIRLENQSEPTTNYLNLVDRSILKLDNFITDIIHYSRNSRMELLPAPIEFEALLEESLSSLRYMDDANLVKSIKEITVTSSFYSDRSRIQIIMNNLLSNAVRYRDPWKADSYIKIKINVGEHEAQMEFTDNGIGIADHYLDKIFKMFFRASADSKGSGLGLYIVKAAVEKLHGTIQVESQLGVGTTFRIALPNQKALQ from the coding sequence ATGATTGAGCAGTTGGAGCCGAACATCCTGCAGGAGATGTTCAATAGTATAATTGAGGATGCTGATGCCAATGTTTTAATTGTAAATAATCAGCTTGAAGTAGTTTCCATCAACAATGGATTTTACTGGATATTCCTGGAAAATTATGGGCTCGATTTAAAACCGGGTTGCAACATCGTCAATGCCATGACCTCCGTCAATTCAGCACTGGCTGAAGAATGGCGATCACGTTGTGCATTGGCAAAAACAAGCACTCCCTTTCGTGTGGAGGATACGTTTGAACTCGATGGACGAACCTTTTATTGGGAGGTGTATTACAAGGCCATTCCGTTGCACGATCAGGTCTACATTTCTGTGTTTAGTCGCGACATCACCGTGCGTAAGGCTTACCAGCGCAGGCTGCTGGAGAACGAAGCCAATCTTCGATCTATCATCAATACAGTCGACAACAGCATTTGGTTAATTAATACCCAATTTGAACTCATTGATTTTAACAAAGAATTTTACAAACAATACAAAAAGGCGTTTGGAGTTCGATTGGAAAAAGGAAAAAATATAATCGAACTACTTCCTGAAGAAAATCTTGAGCTTCGGAGAACGTGGACAGACCGATACATGCAAGGCCTGCGCGGACGGCCCGGCCGGAATGTGGACACCTACCTGATCGATGGAGAGTGGCGCGTGTTTGAAATCAAAACTTATCCGATTGTTGAAGATAGTGTAGTTTCCGGTTTAACCGTTTACTCGCGGGATATTACTGCCTTTAAGCAAGCTGAAGACAAGTTGACGGCACAAAATGAAGAGCTTTCTAGGATTAATGCGGAGCTGGACCGGTTTGTGTATAGTGCCTCACATGATTTGCGGGCTCCTTTAATGTCGATTAAAGGGCTTATCAATTTAATCAGACTTGAAAACCAATCGGAGCCAACAACCAATTACCTGAACCTGGTAGATCGAAGCATTCTGAAACTGGACAATTTCATTACCGACATAATTCACTATTCGCGAAACTCCCGGATGGAGTTGTTACCTGCGCCAATCGAGTTTGAAGCTTTGCTGGAGGAATCGCTTAGCTCGTTGCGTTATATGGACGATGCTAATCTGGTGAAATCAATAAAGGAAATCACGGTAACTTCTTCTTTCTATTCTGATAGAAGCCGGATACAGATTATTATGAATAACTTACTGTCCAACGCGGTACGGTACCGCGATCCATGGAAGGCTGATTCATACATCAAAATAAAAATTAATGTTGGAGAGCACGAGGCTCAAATGGAATTTACCGATAATGGAATAGGAATTGCTGATCACTACCTCGACAAAATTTTCAAAATGTTTTTCCGTGCATCAGCTGATAGTAAAGGGTCAGGTCTGGGGCTTTACATTGTTAAAGCTGCAGTTGAGAAACTTCATGGAACAATTCAAGTTGAGTCGCAGTTGGGAGTAGGCACAACTTTCCGAATAGCCCTTCCGAATCAAAAGGCATTACAATAG